The sequence TGAAGGCCGCGTTGAGCTGCGTGAACCTCGGCAGTGCCGAGAGGAAGCCGGAGATGGCGTCGGGCTGGGGAGGGCCCGCGCACCTGTCCGTTCCGGTCGCGGCGGGCGCCCCGGGGGACTCGGGGGTCATGATCGCCTCCATTTGCATACCTGAGTTACGTATCTATAGTGTGGGGAGGCCGACGAGGCAGCGGTCCCGTGCGGCTTTCATAAGGATACCTAAGGTACGTATCTTCTGTCGGAAGGGTGCGCCTCATGCATGCGCCGTCCTCTCCCCGTCGTGTCCTCGTCTCCGGCGCGGGCGTCGCCGGGTCCGCGCTCGCCCACCGGCTCGACCGCCAGGGCTTCGACGTCACCGTGGTCGAGAAGGCCGCCTCCGCCCCCGCGCCCGGTCGCGGGCACGCGGTCGCGCTCGGCGAAGCGGCGCGCGAGGTCGCGGACCGCATGGGCCTGCTCCCCGCCCTGCGCGCCGCGCACGTCGGGCGGCGGCTGACGACGCGCCTGGACGCGGCGGGCGAGGTGCGCGAGTCGGTACGGGGCGCGGACGACGCGCTCCGGGTCCGGCGCGGTGACCTCCTCGCCGCGCTGCGCGCCCCGCTCGAAGGCCGGGTCGAGTTCCTGACCGGCGACTCGGTCGCGACGCTTGACGACGACGGGGACGCGGTCCATGTCGCCTTCGACAGCGGCGGCTTCCGCACGTACGACCTCGTGATCGGGGCGGAGGGGCCGCACTCCAACACGCGGCGCCTCGTCTTCGGCCCCGAGCGCCCTTTCCACCACTACCACGGCCAGGTCTTCGCCGGTTTCTCGCTCCCGAACGACTTCGGGCTCGCGCACGAGACGGTGGTCTGGGAGGCCCCCGGGCGCCGCGCGAGCCTCACCGCGTACGGGCCCGGCGAGCCCGCCCACGCGTGCCTCACCCTCACCCGCGAGGACCCGCCCTACACGGTGTTCGGCGACCCGTGGGCCCAACGCGAACTGGTGCGCGGCTACTTCCCCGAACAGGTGTGGCAACTGCCCGTTCTGGTGCGGGAGATGTGGCGGGCCCAGGACCTGCACGTCGATGTCGTGGGCGAGATACGGATACGGGCGTGGTCGCACGAGCGGGTCGCGCTCGTGGGGGACGCGGCGTGGGGCGGCTCGCTGCTCGCGGGGGAGGGGGCGGGGAAGGCGCTGGTGGGTGCGTACGTACTGGGGGAGGAGCTGGGGGCGGGGGGTCCGCACGGTGGGGCGTTCGCCCGGTACGAGGAGCTTTTGCGCGGGGGCGCGGAGAAGGTGCCGCTCTAGCGGGCGGGCCTCAGCGGCTAGGGGGGTGGGCCCTGGGTCGGGCGAGCCTCGCCGGGAGGGGCTGGGTGCGGGCGGTCCCTCACGCCGAGGGGCTCGCGTCCGGGGTGTGTGCGGACACGATCGTGCCCTGGGCCACCGCCACCAGGTTCTGCTTTCCGTCCTCCTCCACCGACCACACCTCGCAGCGGCACACCGCCTGTCGGC comes from Streptomyces sp. Tu6071 and encodes:
- a CDS encoding FAD-dependent monooxygenase; the encoded protein is MHAPSSPRRVLVSGAGVAGSALAHRLDRQGFDVTVVEKAASAPAPGRGHAVALGEAAREVADRMGLLPALRAAHVGRRLTTRLDAAGEVRESVRGADDALRVRRGDLLAALRAPLEGRVEFLTGDSVATLDDDGDAVHVAFDSGGFRTYDLVIGAEGPHSNTRRLVFGPERPFHHYHGQVFAGFSLPNDFGLAHETVVWEAPGRRASLTAYGPGEPAHACLTLTREDPPYTVFGDPWAQRELVRGYFPEQVWQLPVLVREMWRAQDLHVDVVGEIRIRAWSHERVALVGDAAWGGSLLAGEGAGKALVGAYVLGEELGAGGPHGGAFARYEELLRGGAEKVPL